The DNA segment GTCGCAGTTGTTGTGATGCGGCTTGCTGATAAACATAAATAATTGTCATTATGtcgtgataataataataacgacataattaaatataataatgtTAAATCTATTACGGTAAACATAAATAATGGTCACTACGTCGAATAATACAGTGTGTCGAATGTAATAATGATTAATTATTAATAACGTAAGAAAAGATTTGGAAGTACGTTGTCTACATGTATTTTCGTGTTGGAGTGTCTCAAGTAGCAACTacccccgagagagagagagagagagagaagagagaggggcATCCGTTCCTACCTGGAGCGCCGCCCAACATGACTTCGCTGCCGCTAGGACCTCACCACCCCCCGCCCCCGCCGGGCCACGACGCCGCCGCGGCAGCGAACCTTACCCTCGCGGTCCCTCCCCGGGCGGAGATGGCCGACAACAAGGTCGCCCCTTCCCCATCTCACCTCATCCCGTAGATCACCTTCTCCGTTATTTCGATCTGGGTAGCGTTTTGGATTGCTTTGCAATCTCGGCGAATGATTCCCGTCTTTGAGGGATCGTTATTGGTTGCGGAGCGGTTTCCTTGTTTTCGTTCTTTGTTTCTTTCCCGTCGGAAAAGCTTGATCTCATCCTAAGAACCAGTGTTTCTTCCTTTTCTCGTCAGAACCTATGCTTGGCACACTGCGATTTCTGTTCTTTTAGATCTGCTTTATTCCACCGGTCTTGCTTTGCGCGAATGTTCTCTTTTAAGTTTTTTGGTGTAATTGAACTTGGGTTTTGTCTTCGGATCTCCTCCTTCGTGTCCGCTTACGGTCTAGAATGTCTTGTATTATCTTGATCTCCGATTTGGTATCAAATCTATACAGGAGAATCTTTTCGTTGCTTATTTAGTCTATTCAAAAGGTTTGTGGTTTGATCTTATCTCTAAAGTTGGCCCTTTCTGGTGTGATAGGTTTTCCTGTTTCTATTATTTTCGCACGAGATATCTTCTTCTGTTCTTTCACCTGCTTGGCTTTCTGGTTGCGTGGTATCCAGTCCATCTATTGTTTGCTTGACGAGAATGATGATGATTTATTCTCTTCTGACACTTGCTACGGTTTTGTTCTTTTCTGATCCGCAATTTTCACCCGTTTAATGCTCTTTTCGAGGCCTTGCTTCTCCTTAAGCTTATCTTCGCAGTCTTGATTTTTCCGGTGTCATATGCTCCGTTTGAGACTCTTTTGTCGGTCCACCCGATCTGTTGATGCTTGAAATGCTAAATACAATGGTTGGTGTTCGTCTTCTCTTGTTGCATTTTGGAATTTGGTTCCTCTGCCAAATAAATTTGGACTGCTTCCTTTCTGCAACCACTTCATGTTTCCTTGCCTTGAAACGTTTTAACAATTTCCATTAAACAACTTTTCAACGACTTACCACAGCAAACATCTGTTGTTGGCAAGAGTGAACAAATAACTGGtcatgtcatctccaccaccatcggGGGCAAGAATGGTGAACCTAAGAAGGTTAGAAGGAAAATGTACTGTCTCTAATGAAATCATGTGAGACCATGAGTTGATGTTATAGTTTACATGTTATTTTGCCTTCTATTTGACATGCAGACCATTAGCTACATGGCAGAGCGTGTTGTAGGGACTGGATCGTTTGGAATTGTCTTTCAGGTTTGCTACTGAAGCATTTTTATAAATGTGGTGTGATATTGTGCTCTATATTCAAACATGGTTGTCCTTGACAGGCCAAATGCTTGGAAACAGGAGAAGCGGTTGCCATAAAGAAGGTTTTACAGGACAAAAGATACAAAAACCGTGAGCTCCAATTGATGCGCTCAATGGATCATCCAAATGTGATACCGCTTAAGCATTGTTTCTTCTCCACTACAAGCAGAGATGAGCTTTTCCTTAATCTGGTCATGGAATATGTGCCTGAGACTCTGTATGGTGTCCTAAGGCATTTCAGCAATGGGAATCAAAGGATGCCACTTATCTATGTGAAGTTGTATACATATCAGGTATTATTGCCAGATTTCTTATTTAGAAATCTTTAAGGACATATTCAGTATAGTATTTAATTGGACAATTTTTGCAGATATTTAGAGGGCTGGGTTATATCCATACTGTTCCAGGAGTTTGTCATAGAGATGTGAAACCACAAAATATTTTGGTAGGCTTTCATTTTCCAAATTATTAGGAAGCtgttattttgtttgattaaattGTTTTAATTATATAGTAGTTGCACATTCTGCAGGTAGACCCTCTTACTCATCAAGTCAAATTATGTGATTTTGGAAGTGCAAAAGTTCTGGTATGTTATATGTTATACTTTCAATGAAAATgcagcaattttatttttattctggcGAATATTTGTTTGTAGAAATGAGCAGGACATAACGACAAGTGGTGATAATTGCTTCCGAATCCACCAACTAGCCTACTGACGGCCATAATAAACAGGAATAGAAGAGTAAGATTCTAGTTGTGTGCTCGAAAGTTGAAACCAACCTGCCTGTAACAAAAAAGTTCCTTATGGGTTCTTTGACTTGGTGTACCAGAAGTCGAGCTTAATTCTCTTCTATAGTGCTTAATAGGATTTTGTCTTTTCTAGTCTAGGTACTTGAACAAAGATATTCTATTGAATACAAGGGAAACAAATGCCCAAAACTTAGGTAGTTAGTGTTAACCAAggatttaatttcgaatgatactgccTGTATCGAGTGGTACGTATCGATCCGCTAGCAGACCGATACGTGGATCGTCCGCTACCGGATGGTATCAACTTGGCCGCGACAAGGGAAGAAGAAGCAtcgagggagaagagagagaagaagagggagaatcgggagaacctcgacgctttCCGATCCGGTGCCGCCCTCCCTCGATGATCCCAATCCAGGAGGTAACGGAGAGGCGGTTGTTCGGCTTCTTCTTCACCGAAGGCCAAAGACATCTACGACCTTCAACGTCTTCGTCGAACGCGTAGATGAGGAAAAGACCACATTCTCCTTGTCTGACGCaacaaggaaaagaaaaggaggtGACGTCGTCGAGGCAGTGTACgcctcctttatatatatatatatacacacgcacacacataccgagcggtacaccctagcATACTGCTCGGTATGCCCGTATCGTACTGTATCGAACAATGCTTAAAACATTAGTACGATACAAAATTACAAACCTTGGTGTTAacagtttttttttccttcaactaCCTAAGCCACTCATTCTCTTTGTATAAAATGGGTAACGATGGTGTAAATTAAATGGGTATGAATTTACAACTTTAACAAAATTGTATACCAACCAAATATTGGGATGGGGGATCTTGAATTGCGTGCGAGTCATTCCTCTCATTACCTGACATGTTGCCACTTTAGGCTGTGATTAATGTCTTATCTAACTGAGAGGAATGACTTCATCTTAAAGAAATTGGTTAAAATGACATTGCATATTAGTTGCAAAAAAGATCAATGTGATCTTGTTTCCATTAAGATCTGATTCAGCTGTTTGATTTTCATATGCAAATATTTTGACTGTTTGTTACAAGAATCTCAATTTTTTGCCATCTGATTTTGGTTTCTCATTTGTAGCCATTTtgagattgaaaaaaaaaaaacatacggaAAATATGTCCACAGAATTTAGTAGACATGCACTATCATGACTGATGATATGAGCTGACATGTTCCTGGCTTACTGCATAGCCAATAGTTTAGCTTATATGCATTTAGTGCTTGGTACAAGTTTCATGGTCAAACAAATTAActgttttcaaaatttttgataaattaacTCAACAGCTGGCTGTAAAGAATGTTACTAATTAATGACTAACCAAcacttaataatatattattttgattttgatactgctaatttttatttatttgaaattattgttattgttttgaattttgagattttttgttaatgtgatattgtgattatgtaagatttttttaaaatttaatatcatatttttatttaaataattatatttattaattaatttatatatttttatagtttAGTGCCTCATTTCGCTCGGGTGAGTACCTGGacgagcacctagcgcctcggacgtttttgTACTTTGGCGTCTTTtgacgcctaacgctttttaaatcactggtcatGATatgttgaaatatgatatttttattgtcCATGTTTATCCATAAAGTATAGAAgaaaatatgatatattattgtCTTATGATGTAATCCTAATCATCAATTGCACGATTCGCCTGGTCAGTGAATATATTATAGTACATAAGGGTGCCTTTGCATGAGGCTCCCACCGATATTAGGTCTATGATGGGTCAATGCACACAAACTACCCTTGCAACCACGAAGACTTTTCCTAGATTTCCACTGTTTGTATATTCAAACCAACAAAGAGATGTACCCTTCCAGTCCTCATTGCGGTTTGGGTCATAACATTTCTCGTCTTCTACTAATTGAACTTTCCTACCACGTCAAGTTGaaaattttcttactgttatgcTTTCCACTGTATGTATATCCGACTTTATGTTACTTTACCGGCAAAGGAATttgccctttcatcccacttcttGGTTTGGGTTCTAATGTTGGCCTTGTTTTCTATTAATTGATCTTTCCTACCAGGTGAAGGGTGAAGCAAACATATCTTACATCTGTTCTCGCTATTACCGTGCGCCAGAGCTTATTTTTGGTGCAACAGAATATACAACGTCAATTGATATATGGTCAGCAGGTTGTGTTCTTGCTGAGTTACTACTTGGCCAGGTAAACATTGCTGAAACATATCCCGTGACAAATTTCTAAAGAGTATTTccaaattttaatcatttcacaTTGTACATCTTTTTGATAGCCGTTGTTTCCTGGAGCAAGTGCTGTTGATCAGCTTGTCCAGATTATCAAGGTATGGCTTTGTCGTCTGCTTAGTTTTTCAACTGATCTTGATATTGTTTGATCTTTAAAATGTACAATATTAGATGAAGTGCTTTAATGCAGGTTCTTGGAACCCCAACCCGTGAAGAAATTCGGTGCATGAATCCTAGCTATACAGAGTTCAGGTTTCCTCAGATAAAAGCTCATCCATGGCACAAGGTCAACTGCATGCATTTCTTTCATGGTTATgtagtttttcttttcttgtaagCCATATCTTTGAGTTAACGATATACATCAACAAAGGTGCTAGTGGATCACAATTATTAAACTTGCCTTGAATGAGCTGTAAAGGACAATATCGGGTGACTAATTTCAGAGTGCTCTGCTATGATTAGTTCTATCATTTTACTTTAGAAATGACAAAGGTCCACTGTATGTAGCGATCTAGATCATGTTTGTGCGTATTATTATCTTTAAAGTTTAATCTATATGTTTATTTTAGGTCTTAACGATAAAGATTTTGCATCAACTTCCTGTGGAAAGGAGCAATTTCTGTAGGATAACAAAAGAAACTTTAGCTGTGTGGAGTTCCCTGTATTTCTCAGCGAAATGTTCATCTCTTAATCTTTGGACTTTTCCATATGTGCATGTACATCTTTTGTTTTTTTCACTCTGGGTTCAGTTCTAGGGAATGTTTGGCACAGGTTTACAAAGTGTTTAGGCATCCTCTTTTGACATTATTGCTTATTAGGCATCAGTTTTCAGCAGTTTCTTTCTGATGATAGCTTTTATATCCCCTTGTTCACTCAGTTAAATGTTGATCCAAGAGTTGGGTTGAACATTATCCTAGAGGAAAATAGATGAGAGGGTGTCAATAGAGGAAAATAGCACGTGTCCTCTCTTTTTATCAAATTTGAGTATATTTTTAAGGATGTATATCAATTATTCTGGTTAATCTCTATATATTAGGTGCAATAAAGATGTCCATCATTTCTTGAATGTCATATTATATATAGTACAAATCCAAAAATTTATTTGGGGCTTGTGGGCTCCTTAGACCTGCTATTGAATTAGTAGTTCACTCAGCCAGATTTTCAGATTCAAGTACTGTTAATATTTTCCTAGTTTTCTGTAGCTTAAGTTGTTTAAATAGGTTGTTGCCAGCTTCATGCATAATATAGAAGTGCTAGTAACTATAACATATTGTGATTTTCAGATTTTCCACAAGCGAATGCCTCCAGAAGCTATTGATCTTACATCACGCCTTCTTCAATACTCTCCTTGTTTCCGTTGCTCTGCAGTAagtattttttttgtcattttcaaGTCAATAAAGCAGCTAACGACTTTCTACTAGATTAGAATTAAAGCTTATTATAGTTGTATTTGTATCCTAGGATTTGTAATTATATGATCCTCGATCACATTGATACATGTATCAACAAAGTGGAATTTTGTTGGTTTCTCTTTCCCCCTCACTTGTCAATTTGGTCATTGTGCAGCTGGAAGCATGTGCCCATCCATTCTTCGATGAGCTACGAGAACCTAATGTGCGATTGCCAAACGGTCGCCCTCTGCCTCCCCTTTTTAACTTTAAGCAAGAAGTAAGCATGCTAAATTTTTGAAGCTGCATCTGCATGTATTGGTGGTTGTTGGCATGGTGCACACAACATCATGTACTTATCATTTGTAGCACACAGATGCAATACCGATCTCTATATACTGGGGTGCACATGGCATGCACATGTTTTCTTCCGGTAGACATGCACAGGAGTGCAAACCATTTCTTTGGTCCAAGGACATGCAAGGCCCTGCTTATGGTGATTTGTACTTTGTAGATCGACGAGGGTTGGGATTGTAAAAATGACTGTAGGCTCGGGGTTCTGGTTGTTATCTGCAGCTATAGCATTTAGGCATTCGAACAAACCCCAAAAACCAGCATAAAAAAATACTAAACAGCAATTGACATTAATCGACTGCTTTGTTGTTGCAGTTAGCTGGAGCATCATCAGAGCTCGTCACTAAGCTGATTCCAGAACATGTGAGGCAACGATCCGTTCTCAGCTTCTTGCATCCAGTTGGAACTTAAACAGAAAACACTTCCCAACCATTCTCAGAAGGTAGACAGAGCCTTAAAATAGGTTTTCAAGCCTGTGAGAAAGTTTAGGATAAAACATGGAAGCTGACGAAGGTGTAGCTTCTGGACTGTTTGGCGGATCGTTACCCGAGCTTTGTTTCGGGTGCTGTACAAGTGTGATTACTCAGGATCATGCTAATGTAAAATGATGATTCTGAGCTAAGATCAATGGCTAGAGGCATGGTGCAGGTTTTTTCTTTTGCAGTGTTGTCTGGCTGTTATTTTCCTGCTACTGGGCTGGTTATCTTTTCTTGGTTTCTATTTCATAGCACCAAGGAATGATAGCTTTAAGGTGAATGAATTCTGTAGCCTGTTGTGTAAATGAAATACCTAATCCATGGGTGTTTGGTGGTGTGGAGCTGGAATTTAGATATCCATGTATTGCCCCAGTCGATACATATCTTGTACTTGAGACTGCTAGAGGTCTTCTTTTTTTATCTGCAAGTGGAAGGACCTATTCATTTATGAACATTTGTGCCCTAACTACTGCAACCGATGACAAAAACCCACACCGATGTCCTTCTCCCAATTATATGCAGATGGCTTTAATTCCTATGCTTACGTTGCTGACAAGATGGTGTACCTGTCAACTTCAACCATGGTTTGGTAGCCATCAACCACTAGCAATTATCCCTTCCGTTGTGTGAGAGATTTTTAGCTTTTGTCATTGCCAAAGTTGGTTGGTGTATTAGTTGCATGTCCTTTTGCAATTAAGATGCCTAGAGACAGCGAGCTATTACCTCATGCTTGCCTGTCCTCGAGTGTTATTTGATGATTTCTGTCCCTGTtcgcggtctctctctctctctctttgggtcTCTTACAAGAAATCTTTAATCTTCTATGATGCAATCCAAAAGCCAGTGGTGACGTGGCGCGCTTGGATGGATGTCGGAAGGCTTAGTATGGTCGTGTGGTTTCGAATTTTCTTTGGATTAACGGACTTTCGATCTAGGATCCGAAATCCGAATTTTAAATTTCGGGTCTGGGTTCAGATCGGATGCAAAACTAGTATTCTCAAAGCAGATCGGGTCGGCTCCGGTTGGGCCTGCGCTGTTGGTCATAGGCTTTGATCCGGTCCCGACCGGTAGCGGAAGGACCCAGGAACTGGCCCAGCCTGATGCCCGCTCGAGCCCTAATCGGACAAGCCTGGGCCGGCGATTATGGAGCCGGAGTAGATGAGCTTGCCGATCTCGTCGACGGCGCTAATGCCGCAGTATAAAGTGGGGCGGCGCACGTTCTCAGGGTCCCTACGCCAGGTATACCTCCCTCTAAATGGTGAAAGGTtagattttttccttttttacctCGTCCTTGAGTTGATATTTGCTACTTGTAGAGGATTTACTGCCTTTTTCATTGGGCAACTTGAAGAATGCTGTATATACTAAGACGGTTAATAACTGTGAGCTAAAGTAGTAATTACGTGGCACATATATTTGTTTTGCGGTATATCTAGAAAAAGAAATCTCTGTATGGATAGTTAATTGTTCTTGATTCAATTCTGCATTTAGTTGTGAGAAGAATAAACATGTTATTATAAATTCAGTTGTCCACTCAATCTCTTCCAATATTGAATCTTGTGGATGATAGACTCCCCATGTATATGATTTTGGCAAGGCATTGGGTTGGAGCTGGCTGGTTCCTGTCTTATTTTTCTTCCATCTTCTTTTATCTGAGAGAACTACCCGCCTAGTTCCTTCTCTTGGAACTGTTGTTTTCCTGTGCCACCTCCTTTTCTCATTCAGAGGATTGAGAGGAGGGAGGAAAACCAGCTTTAGTACCATCCTTATTATCAATGAAGCTTCAAAGTCTTGCGGTCAAGTGCATCTCATCAATTATGAGTCCGAAAACCAAGGAATTTATTATTCGATATCATGCAACACTTCCATCCACCTCCAGAACCTAGAAAGATGACTCACTGACATTGGCAAGCATTGCTACATGTTACGTTTCTTTATACCTTCTGCACCAGAGCCAATTTTGAAGCTGGATCATCTGATCTAAATTCTTCCAGTGCAGATTAGTTATTCATGTTGTTAATTCATACCGATTCCTATGCTCTTCCTCTGTTAACAACAAAGAGTTGCACATGTGGTTCCTCCTACTAATGGTTGAAACCTATTTACATCAATCTTCACATATTTGCTTATCCCACACAAATTACCCATCCTCACACTGCAAggctttttttatattttgcaaTGTGCACGAAACAAGTGTGTTTATGGTCTCCACCGATTCTGTTGTTGGCCTTGCCACAGGTGACGCATCCGCAAGAATTTGGAATGCTACCGTAAGCAAAGATCCTCCTTCCattgtcctctcctgtggcctagatGTGATCACAAGAGGCCTGGTCTCTAGCCCGTCTGGAAGTATAGAAAATCCTGATGGCAGTATGGCCAAGCTACTCGAGTCACACCCGTTCATCACAGATTGTGTACCATCAATCTCCACAGGAGCAAAAACCACCATTGACTCATAAGAGTTGGTGCTACAATCTTGGAGAACCCAAATGTTGGTCCTCTCTGATGAAGTTGTTGTCTGTAGGCTCTGTACAGGTAACGACATGGGTTAATATGTTTAAAATATTGTATTAATATTTTTGTATTTGGGCACTTAATATTTTATCTGAAACTGGGCGATTGAAgtgtttagttttttttttcttttcaattagTGATTGtg comes from the Musa acuminata AAA Group cultivar baxijiao chromosome BXJ2-8, Cavendish_Baxijiao_AAA, whole genome shotgun sequence genome and includes:
- the LOC135619985 gene encoding shaggy-related protein kinase eta-like isoform X2 produces the protein MTSLPLGPHHPPPPPGHDAAAAANLTLAVPPRAEMADNKQTSVVGKSEQITGHVISTTIGGKNGEPKKTISYMAERVVGTGSFGIVFQAKCLETGEAVAIKKVLQDKRYKNRELQLMRSMDHPNVIPLKHCFFSTTSRDELFLNLVMEYVPETLYGVLRHFSNGNQRMPLIYVKLYTYQIFRGLGYIHTVPGVCHRDVKPQNILVDPLTHQVKLCDFGSAKVLVKGEANISYICSRYYRAPELIFGATEYTTSIDIWSAGCVLAELLLGQPLFPGASAVDQLVQIIKVLGTPTREEIRCMNPSYTEFRFPQIKAHPWHKIFHKRMPPEAIDLTSRLLQYSPCFRCSALEACAHPFFDELREPNVRLPNGRPLPPLFNFKQELAGASSELVTKLIPEHVRQRSVLSFLHPVGT
- the LOC135619985 gene encoding shaggy-related protein kinase eta-like isoform X1 → MTSLPLGPHHPPPPPGHDAAAAANLTLAVPPRAEMADNKQTSVVGKSEQITGHVISTTIGGKNGEPKKTISYMAERVVGTGSFGIVFQAKCLETGEAVAIKKVLQDKRYKNRELQLMRSMDHPNVIPLKHCFFSTTSRDELFLNLVMEYVPETLYGVLRHFSNGNQRMPLIYVKLYTYQIFRGLGYIHTVPGVCHRDVKPQNILLHILQVDPLTHQVKLCDFGSAKVLVKGEANISYICSRYYRAPELIFGATEYTTSIDIWSAGCVLAELLLGQPLFPGASAVDQLVQIIKVLGTPTREEIRCMNPSYTEFRFPQIKAHPWHKIFHKRMPPEAIDLTSRLLQYSPCFRCSALEACAHPFFDELREPNVRLPNGRPLPPLFNFKQELAGASSELVTKLIPEHVRQRSVLSFLHPVGT